A section of the Piliocolobus tephrosceles isolate RC106 chromosome 14, ASM277652v3, whole genome shotgun sequence genome encodes:
- the INPP5E gene encoding phosphatidylinositol polyphosphate 5-phosphatase type IV yields the protein MPSKAESLRPSEPAPQPPEGRTLQGQLPGAPLAPRAGSPPDAPGSESPALACSTPATPSGEDPPARAAPVTPRPPARPRLERALSLDDKGWRRRRFRGSQEDLEARNGTSPSRRSVQSEGPGAPAHSCSPPCLSTSLQEIPKSRGVLGSERGSPSSGGNPLSGVASSSPNLLHRDAAVVGSSSRLPSLLPPRPPPALSLDIASDSLRTANKVDSDLADYRLRAQPLLVRAHSSLVPGRPRSPLACDDCSLRSAKSSFSLLAPIRSKDVRSRSYLEGSLLASGALLGADELARYFPDRNVALFVATWNMQGQKELPPSLDEFLLPAEADYAQDLYVIGVQEGCSDRREWETRLQETLGPHYVLLSSAAHGVLYMSLFIRRDLIWFCSEVECSTVTTRIVSQIKTKGALGVSFTFFGTSFLFITSHFTSGDGKVAERLLDYTRTIQALALPRNVPDTNPYRSSAADVTTRFDEVFWFGDFNFRLSGGRTAVDTLLCQGLVVDVPALLQHDQLIQEMRKGSIFKGFQEPDIHFLPSYKFDIGKDTYDSTSKQRTPSYTDRVLYRSRHKGDICPVIYSSCPGIKTSDHRPVYGLFRVKVRPGRDNIPLAAGKFDRELYLLGIKRRISKEMQRQQALQSQNSSTICSVS from the exons ATGCCGTCCAAGGCGGAGAGCCTGCGGCCTTCGGAGCCGGCCCCGCAGCCGCCGGAAGGGAGGACGCTCCAAGGACAGCTCCCCGGCGCTCCGCTGGCCCCGCGCGCGGGGTCCCCACCCGATGCTCCGGGCTCCGAGAGCCCGGCGCTCGCCTGCAGCACTCCGGCCACGCCCAGCGGCGAGGACCCGCCAGCCCGGGCAGCACCCGTCACCCCGCGGCCCCCTGCCAGGCCTCGGCTGGAGCGAGCCCTGTCCCTGGACGAcaagggctggaggaggaggcgTTTTCGAGGCAGCCAGGAAGACCTGGAAGCCCGGAATGGGACCAGTCCCTCCAGGCGCTCAGTGCAGAGCGAGGGTCCCGGGGCCCCCGCCCACAGCTGCTCCCCGCCCTGCCTGAGCACCTCCTTGCAGGAAATCCCCAAGTCCCGAGGGGTCCTGGGCAGTGAGAGAGGGAGCCCGTCCTCGGGGGGTAACCCTCTCTCTGGGGTGGCCAGCAGCTCCCCGAACCTGCTGCACAGAGACGCCGCCGTGGTAGGGAGCTCGTCCAGGCTGCCCAGCCTGCTGCCCCCGCGCCCGCCGCCTGCCCTGAGCTTGGACATCGCCTCCGACTCCCTGAGGACAGCAAACAAGGTCGACTCGGATCTTGCAGACTACAGGCTCCGCGCGCAGCCGCTCCTGGTGCGGGCCCACAGCAGCCTGGTCCCCGGCCGGCCCCGGAGCCCCCTGGCCTGCGACGACTGTTCCCTTCGATCGGCCAaatcctccttcagcctcctggcGCCCATCCGCAGCAAGGACGTCCGCAGCAG GAGTTACCTGGAGGGCAGCCTCCTGGCCAGCGGGGCCCTGCTGGGGGCAGACGAGCTGGCCCGCTACTTCCCAGACCGGAACGTGGCACTCTTCGTGGCCACCTGGAACATGCAGGGCCAGAAG GAGCTCCCGCCCAGCCTGGACGAGTTCCTGCTCCCAGCCGAGGCCGACTATGCCCAGGACCTGTACGTCATCGGGGTCCAGGAGGGTTGCTCTGACAG GCGGGAGTGGGAGACTCGTCTGCAGGAGACGCTGGGCCCGCACTATGTGCTGCTGTCCTCTGCGGCCCACGGCGTGCTCTACATGTCGCTCTTCATCCGCAGGGACCTCATCTGGTTCTGCTCAG AGGTGGAGTGCTCCACGGTGACCACACGCATCGTGTCTCAGATCAAGACCAAGGGGGCCTTGGGCGTCAGCTTCACCTTTTTTGGCACCTCCTTCCTCTTCATCACGTCCCACTTCACCT CGGGCGACGGGAAGGTGGCGGAGCGGCTGCTGGACTACACCAGGACCATACAAGCCCTGGCCCTGCCCAGAAACGTGCCCGACACCAACCCCTATCGCTCCAGCGCAG CGGACGTCACCACCCGCTTCGATGAGGTGTTCTGGTTTGGAGACTTCAACTTCCGCCTGAGCGGCGGGCGCACGGCCGTGGACACCCTCCTGTGCCAGGGCCTGGTGGTGGACGTGCCGGCGCTGCTGCAGCATGACCAGCTCATCCAGGAGATGCGGAAAG GGTCCATTTTCAAGGGCTTCCAGGAGCCGGACATCCACTTCCTCCCATCATACAAGTTTGACATCGGGAAGGACACGTACGACAGCACCTCCAAGCAGAGGACGCCCTCATACACG GACCGCGTCTTGTACAGAAGCCGCCACAAGGGTGACATCTGTCCTGTGATCTACTCCTCCTGCCCCGGGATCAAGACCTCCGACCACCGCCCTGTGTATGGCCTCTTCCGGGTGAAAGTGAGGCCGGGGCGAGACAA cATTCCGTTGGCAGCTGGCAAATTTGATAGAGAACTATACTTACTAGGAATTAAAAGACGGATTTCGAAGGAGATGCAGAGGCAGCAAGCACTGCAGAGTCAGAACTCCAGCACCATCTGCTCCGTTTCTTGA